A single genomic interval of Eurosta solidaginis isolate ZX-2024a chromosome 3, ASM4086904v1, whole genome shotgun sequence harbors:
- the bic gene encoding transcription factor BTF3 homolog 4, with protein sequence MNPEKLKKLQAHVRIGGKGTPRRKKKIVHSTPATDDKKLQSSLKKLSVNTIPGIEEVNIIKNDGTVIHFNNPKAQASLPTNTFAITGHGENKSISEMLPGILTQLGPQDITQLKKIATEFANKGAAASGISTGGLASAPTAVADDDVPDLVQNFEEVAIAGASTAIKGIDITSTAETTQKTEEVPVA encoded by the coding sequence ATGAATCCGGAGAAATTAAAAAAGTTGCAAGCGCATGTGCGTATTGGTGGAAAGGGTACTCCACGTCGTAAGAAGAAGATCGTACATTCTACTCCGGCGACCGATGATAAAAAATTACAATCGTCATTAAAAAAACTGTCGGTGAATACAATTCCGGGGATTGAGGAAGTTAATATAATAAAGAACGATGGTACTGTTATTCATTTTAATAACCCAAAGGCACAGGCTTCGCTTCCAACAAATACGTTCGCGATTACCGGACATGGGGAGAATAAATCAATTTCAGAAATGTTGCCTGGAATTCTGACGCAATTGGGGCCACAGGACATCACACAATTAAAAAAGATTGCAACTGAATTTGCAAATAAAGGTGCTGCTGCGTCGGGTATCTCCACTGGTGGTTTGGCGAGTGCACCAACAGCTGTCGCTGATGATGATGTGCCAGATTTAGTTCAGAACTTCGAAGAGGTTGCAATTGCGGGCGCATCAACTGCTATAAAAGGAATTGATATAACCAGCACAGCTGAAACTACACAAAAAACTGAAGAGGTCCCAGTGGCCTAA